The Sphingomonas donggukensis genomic interval GGCCGATGGTTCCAGCGAGGGCAGGGCGATCTCGCGCAGCTCGACTCCCGCCAGCCGCCGCAGCCGACCCGCGCCCGGCATCCGCGGCGGCGCCTCTACAATGGCTACGATCAGGCCGACCGGCACGTCGTCGATGTGCGGCATCTCGACGATGCCGATGCCGCGCACTTCGATCTTGCCGGCCAGATTGTCGGGCGCGCGCGCGATCAGCGTTTTCCCCTGGCGTACCAGCCGCGTGTAATCGTCGCTGACCAGCACCGCGCCGCGATCCATCAGGCGCAGCGCAAGGTCGGACTTGCCGGCGCCCGAACGCCCCTCGATCAGCACCGCCACGCCGTCGATCGCGACGCAGCTGGCATGGATGGTTTCCGACGACAGCTCGGCCATCAGTCGCGTGCTCCCAGCGGCAGGTGGACGACGAAGCGCGCGCCGCGCGACATGTCTTCGCGTGATTCGACCATGATCTGCCCCCCATGCCCCTCGACGATGGTCCGCGCAATCGCGAGGCCCAGGCCCGAATGCCGCCCGAACGCCTCGCTTTCGGGGCGCACCGAATGGAAGCGGCGGAACACCGATTCGCGCTCGTCGTCGGGCACGCCCGGGCCCTCGTCCTCGACCGACACGACCAGCATGTCGTCGCTGCGTCCCGCGGCGATGGCGACGCGGGCGTTGTCGGGGGAGAAGGACAGGGCGTTGTCGATCAGGTTTTCAAACACCCGCTCCAGCCGCGTGCCCTCGCCCTCGCTCACCAGCGCGCCGGGTTCGCGGTCGAAATCGATGGCGACGCCGCGGTCGATTCCGCGGGCGCGGCGTTGTTCGAGCAGCCCGTCGATCATGGCGGCGACGTCCACCGGTTCGAATTTCGCGCGCGAGAGTTGCGCGTCGAGCCGCGACGCTTCCGAAATGTCGGTGATGAGCCGGTCGAGCCGCAGCACGTCGTCGCGGACGATGCCGAGCAGCTGCGCGCGCAAGGCGGGATCGGTGACGCGCGACAGCCCCTCGACCGCGGAGCGCACCGAGGCCAGCGGGTTCTTCAGCTCGTGCGTGACATCGGCCGCGAACGCCTCGGTCGCGTCGATGCGGTCGCGCAGGGCGCCGCTCATGTCCGACAGCGCGCGGGCGAGCAGCCCGATCTCGTCGCGGCGATCGGGCAGGCGTGGCACTACGACCTCGCGTGCGCGTCCCAGACGCACCCGCACCGCCGCGCGCGCCAGCCGGCGCAGCGGCTTCACGATCGTGCGCGCCAGGAAAAGCGACAGCAACACCGAGAGGAGCGCGACGATCGCCAGCACCACGGTCAGGCGAAACCGCTCGATCCGGACGGTATTGGTGATATCGATCGCGTTCGCGGTCGTGAAGACGATGCCGTCGCCATAGGATGCCGCGGCGGTGATGACCGGGGTGCGATCGGGCGCGCGCCACACGCTCGCCCGCGCGATCGTCGGGTCCAGCGCGGCGCGGACATCGGGCCATTGCAGCCCGCGGTCGCCCAGACGCTCGCGGTAGAGCGGCGGTCGCACCGCGCCGACCACGGTGTCGATCGCGCCGTCGAGGAACCGCGCCGAATCCTGCTGCCACCCCTCCTTGTCGGGATCGCGCAGCACGGCGTTGCGCGATCCCATCGCGCGCGTATCCGCGGTCAGCCGTCCGTCGGGAGCGTAGAGTCGAAGCCGTGCGCCGGTATCGCGGGCATATTCCATCAGCAGCGCGTCGTGGCGTGCCGCGGGCGTCGCGCGGATGGCGTCGGCGATCAGCCGCGCCTCGCGGCTCGCCTGCGCGATACGGCTGTCGAGGATACGGCTGCGGAAACTGTCGAGGTAGAAGAACCCGCCCGCCAGCAGCAGCAGCGCGACGATGTTCACCGCCAGAATGCGCGGGGTCAGCGATACCTTCGCCGACCAGACCAGATTCAGGTCGCGTTCGCTGTCCGGCGCGTCGAGCGGATCCATTATTCGTCGGTAAAGCGGTAACCCGCGCCGTACAGCGTCTCGATCGCGTCGAATTCGGGATCGGCCTCGCGGAACTTGCGGCGCACGCGCTTGATGTGGCTGTCGATGGTGCGATCGTCGACGTAGATGTCGTCCTGATACGCCGCATCCATCAGCTGGTTGCGCGTCTTCACGATGCCGGGCCGCTGCGCCAGCGTTTCCAGGATCATGAATTCGGTGACGGTCAGCGTCACCGGCGCGCCGGCCCAGGTCACGCGGTGGCGCGCCGGGTCCATCGTCAGCCGACCGCGCTCGATCGGCTGTTGCGGCGCCTCGTCCTCGCCATTGCCACCGGGCAGGGCGCCCTCCGCGCGGCGCAGGATCGCGCGGATGCGGGCTATCAGCAGACGCTGGCTGAACGGCTTGGCGATGTAATCGTCCGCCCCCATCGCGAGCCCCAGCGCCTCGTCCAGCTCGTCGTCCTTCGACGTCAGAAAGATCACCGGTACGGCGCTCCGCTCACGCAGGCGGCGCAGCAGCTCCAGCCCGTCCATCCGCGGCATCTTAATATCCAGCACCGCCAGGTCGGGGGGATTGTCGACCAGCGCCTTCAGCGCGACTTCCCCGTCCGAATAGACGCGGGTCAGGAAACCCTCCGTCTGGAGCGCGATCGAGACCGAGGTCAGGATGTTGCGATCATCATCCACGAGCGCGATCGTTGCCGTCATTCGTGCGGGGTTAGTCGAAACTTGGGCCCCGCTCAACCGTGACACCGGTGGCAGCGTTTGACCCTTGGGGATGCGCCCGATAAGCGCGCGCAGAATAACCACATACGTATGCACGGACGCGTTAGCGCCGGCATCTTGGGAGAACAGTCGTGAGTGATCGTGTTCCGGACGCGAACCTCGAGTCGCAGGGCATCGAGACGCGGGCAGATATCCACTGGAACCTGGTGACCGCGCGCCTGGTCGATGCGGCGCTGCGTCGCAACGAGGGCAAGCTGTCCTCAGACGGCCCGCTGGTCGTCGAGACCGGTCCGCACACCGGTCGCTCCGCGCAGGACAAGTTCATCGTCCGCGATGCCGAGACCGAGGACACGGTCTGGTGGGGCAAGACCAACAAGGGCATGACGCCTGAGCATTTCGCCGCGCTGAAGGCCGATTTCCTGACCGCGTTGCAGCGCAAGGAAGACCTGTGGGTGCAGGATCTGTTCGGCGGGTCGCAGCCGGAACACCGCGTCAACGTGCGCGTCATCAACGAACTCGCGTGGCACAACCTGTTCATCCGAACGATGCTGGTCCGGCCCGAGGAGTCCGAGCTGCGCGGTTTCGTGCCCGACTACACGATCATCGACTTGCCGAGCTTCCGCGCGAACCCCGCGCGCCACGGCACACGCAGCGAGACGGTGATCGCCGTCAACCTGACCGAGAAACTGATCCTGATCGGCGGCACGCGCTATGCGGGTGAGATGAAGAAGTCGGTGTTCGGCCTGCTCAACTATCTGCTGCCCCCGACCGGCGTCATGCCGATGCACTGCTCGGCCAACATGGGCGCCGACGGCTCGACTGCGGTGTTCTTCGGGCTTTCCGGTACCGGCAAGACGACGCTCAGCGCCGATCCCAAGCGCACGCTGATCGGCGACGACGAACATGGCTGGTCCGACACCGCGGTCTTCAATTTCGAGGGCGGCTGCTACGCCAAGATGATCCGCCTGTCCGAAGACGCCGAGCCCGAGATCTTCGCGACCACCAAGCGGTTCGGCACGGTGCTCGAAAACGTGGTCATGGACCCGGTCACGCGCCAGCTCGACCTCGACGACGCAAGCCTCGCGGAGAACAGCCGCGGTGCCTATCCGATCGATTTCATCCCGAATTCGTCGGAAAAGAACATGGGCGGCGTGCCGCGCAACATCATCTTCCTGACCGCGGACGCTTACGGCGTACTCCCGCCGATCGCGAAGCTGACGCCGGATCAGGCGATGTATCACTTCCTCTCGGGCTATACAGCGCGCGTGGCGGGGACCGAGATCGGCGTGACCGAGCCCGACGCGACCTTCTCGACGTGCTTCGGCGCGCCGTTCATGCCGCGTCACCCGAGCGTCTACGGCAACCTGCTCAAGGAGCGCATCGCCAAGGGCGGGGTCGATTGCTGGCTGGTCAACACCGGCTGGACCGGCGGCAAATACGGCGTCGGCAGCCGCATGCCGATCAAGGTGACCCGCGCGCTGCTGAACGCCGCGCTCGACGGCAGCCTGAAGGACGCCGAGTTCCGTCGCGACCCCAATTTCGGCTTCATGGTGCCGGTCGCGGTGCCGGGCGTCGATGCGAAGATCCTCGACCCGCGCGCAACCTGGGCGGACACCGCCGCCTATGACGCAACCGCCGCCGATCTGGTCCGCCAGTTCGTAGAGAATTTCGCGCAATTCGCGGATCACGTGGACGAGGGGGTGCGACAATCCGCACCCCGCGCCGAAGCCGCCTGACCCGCCCGGTTCATCGGAATCGGGCTTTGCCGCGAAAGACCCGTTTCCGATGTCCGACCTGCCGTTTCGCCCCTTCGCCGACGACGCCGCCGTGCGCCGCGTCGGGGAGAGGCTGCTCGCCCGCACGCTCCCGCGCCCCGAATGGACGCACGAGGCGCATCTCGCCGCGTGCCTCTATCTGCTGACCGAGCGTCCCGACATCGACGTCGATGCGCGGATCGGCGATACCATCCGCACCTACAACGCCAGCGTCGGCGGGGTGAACGACGACACGCAGGGCTATCACGACACGATCACCCACGCATCGGTTGCAGGCGTCCGGGCTTTCCTGAAGACGCAGCCGAGCGGTGGCCTTGCCGACCGGGTCAACGCCTTGCTGGGGTCAGCGACGGGTCGCCGCGACTGGCTGCTGCGCTTCTATTCGCCCGAACGGCTGTTCTCGGTCGCGGCGCGGCGAGCGTTCGTTCCGCCCGACCTTGCGCCGCTCCCGTGAAGCGTCAGTCGAGCATCGACGCCGGCACCTTGCCGCCGTTCTTCGCCAGTTCGGCCATCACCCGCTTGCGCAGCCAGATGTTCATCTCCGCACTGCCGTCCAGCGCGCCGGTGTAGCCGAGTTCCTGCGCCAGTTCCTTCCGCTCGGCGAGGCTCGATTCCATGCCCACCAGCTTCATCAAGTCGACGATTGACGTCCGCCAGTTGAGATCGCGCCCCGACGTCCGCTGCATGTCGGTCAGCACCTGTTCGATATCGACGGTCTGCGCGGCAGGCGCAGGAGCGGGCGCAGGCGTTGCAGGCGCACCCTGGGTCGGCGCCTGAGCGGGCTTCGGCTGCGCAGTGGGTGCCGGGGCGGGGGCTGCCGGCTTGTGACCGAAGATCGCGTCCTTGATTTTCGAGAAGATACCCATCGCTCATACTCCATGCGCGCAGCAGCAGGATGCTGCCCGGACGGGTACGAAAACACTCCGCGCGGGCTTAGGCTCCGCGCCCGTCGCCCAACGTCTCGACCGGCTCGACCCGCAGCGCCGACCCGTCCGCGCCGACGATCCGCACCCGCGCGCCGACCGGCGCATCCGGCCCGCGCGCCAGCCATTCGCTGTCGCCGACATGGACCCGCCCCGATCCGCCGTTGATCGCCTGCACGACCGTCACCGTCTCCCCCAGCAGCCGCGCCACGCGGTCGTTGAGCAAAGGGTCGCTGCTCTCGACCGGGCGCCCGAGATAATAGGTCCGCCCCAGCCAGACCGCGATTCCCGACCACGCCGCAAAGCTCAGCAGCTGCGCCGCGACCGGCATGTCGGGAAACAGCAACAGGAACGCCCCCGTGATTCCCGCCGCCACCGCCAGGAATATCAGGAACACTCCCGGTACCAGCAGTTCGGCGACCCCGAGGACCACCGCCGCGATCAGCCACCACGCGCCGAGATTGTCGAAGCCCACGCGCTTACCCTTGCGACTGTTCGAACGGTCCCTTGACCCGTGGCACTGGTGGCGGGGCGGCAACGGGTGAGGGGGCATCGCCGCCCATCGCCTGTTTCGCCAATTCGCCGATCCCACCCAGCGTCCCGATCAGCTGCGTCGCTTCGACCGGGAACAGGATCGTCTTCGCATTGGGGCTGGTCGCGAACTTGCCGACTGCTTCGACATATTTCTGCGCGATGAAATAGTTGAGGCTCTGGCTGCTGCCCTTGGCGATCGCGTCGGACACCAGCTCGGTCGCCTTCGCCTCGGCCTCGGCAGCACGCTCTCGCGCTTCGGAGTCGCGGAAAGCGGATTCCTTGCGCCCCTCGGCTTCCAGAATGCGGGCCTGCTTCTGGCCCTCGGCGCGCAGGATCTCGGACGCGCGCGTGCCCTCCGCCTCCAGGATGTTGGCGCGCTTCTCGCGCTCGGCCTTCATCTGCCGGCCCATCGCATTGACGATGTCGGCGGGCGGGCGGATGTCCTTGATCTCGACGCGGGTGATCTTCACGCCCCACGGCGTCGTCGCATGATCGACCACGTTCAACAGCCGCGCATTGATCTCGTCGCGCTTGCTGAGCGTCTCGTCGAGGTCCATCGATCCCATGACGGTGCGCAGGTTCGTCGTCGTCAGCTGCAGCAGCGCGACATACAAGTCGCTCACCTCATATGCGGCCTTCGGCGCATCCAGCACCTGGAAGAACACGACCCCGTCGGTCGAGATCATCGCGTTGTCCTTGGTGATGATCTCCTGGCCCGGAATGTCGATCACCTGCTCCATCATGTTGACCTTGCGGCCCACGCGATAGAAGAACGCCGGATAGAAATTGAATCCAGGCGCCGCGGTGCTGGTAAAGCGGCCGAAATGCTCGATCGTATATTGATAGCCCTGCCGGACGATCTTGATCGACATGAACAGATACAGGACGACGAGCACCAGGATAAAGGCTGCGGCGGTCAGTTCCATCGTATCGATTCCCACTCCCCTGTGTGGCCCAAGCGTAGCATAACCGCGGCATGACGATAGCCCGATCGCTCGCCCCGCGTTCCCTTTTGTTCCTGCCCGCATCGAACCCGCGGGCGATCGAGAAGGCGCGGGGGCTGGCTGCCGACATGATCTTCCTCGACCTGGAGGACGCAGTGAAGCCCGCCGACAAGGCGACCGCCCGCACCGCCGCGGTCGCCGCCGCGGCGGATGGCTTCGGCGGGCGTCCGGTCGCGATCCGCGTGAACATGCTCGGTACGGAGTGGCATGATGCGGACGTCGCCGCGGTCGCTGCGTCGCGCGCGGACTATGTCATCCTGCCCAAGGCGGAGGTGCCCGACGACGTCGCCACGGTCGCCGCCCGCGCCACAAAGCCGCTGCTCGCGATGATCGAAACCCCGTGCGGCGTCCTCGCCGCGCCGCAGATCGCGTCGATCCCCGACGTAGCGGGCCTGATCGCGGGCACCAACGACCTCCGCGCTACGCTCAAACTGCCGCCCGACGCGCCCCGCGCCAGCCTCGCGCTCAGCCTCCAGATGGTGGTGCTGGCGGCGCGCTACGGCGATTGCTGGGCATTTGACGGCGTGTACAACCGCCTCGACGACGGCGAAGGCTTCGCCGATGAAGCGCGCGAGGGCCGCGCGCTCGGCTTCGATGGAAAGACGCTGATCCACCCCAGCCAGGTCGATCCCTGCAACGCGCTGTTCGGCCCGACCGAGGCCGAAATCGCCGACGCCCGCGCCCTCATCGCCGCCGCGACCGGCGGCGCCGAACGCTTCGGCGACCGCATGATCGAGGCGATGCACGTCGATCAGGCACGGGGCGTGCTAGCGCGGGTAGGGGGTAAGTAGAAACGGTTCAGGAAAGGCGCGAAGGCGCTAAGGGGTCGCGCAATCGGCGCGGCAGCGCCTTCATCATGCCGACTTTGGGCCGCTCCGCGGAATTACGATCGCAACATCTTCGCGCCTTCGCGCCTTCCCTGAACCATGACCTTCTTCTTCCCACTTATAGAGCGGCCCCCAAGGACTGGCGCCGACCCGCCACCTTGGTTACATGGCCCGCCACATCCAACGACGCGGCGACATCATGGACATTCCCCTCGGCCTGACCTTCGACGACGTGCTCCTGCTGCCGGCGGAATCGGAGGTGCTTCCGTCGATGGCCGACACCCGCACCCGCGTATCGCGCACGCTGTCGCTCAACATCCCGATCCTGTCGTCGGCGATGGACACCGTGACCGAGGAAGCGATGGCGATCATGATGGCGCAGCTGGGCGGCATCGGCGTGCTCCACCGCAACCTGACCGTCGAGCAGCAGGTCGCCGCCGCGAAGCTGGTCAAGCGTTTCGAAAGCGGCATGGTCGTCAACCCGATCACCATCACCCCCGACGCGCCGCTGCGCGAGGCGCGCGCGCTGATGGAGCGCCACCGCATCAGCGGCATCCCGGTGACGGAAGCGTCGGGTAAGCTCGTCGGCATCCTCACCAACCGCGACGTCCGCTTTGCCGAGAACCCCAACCAGCCGATCCGCGAGCTGATGACGCACGAGAACCTCGCCACCGTCAGCGCCGGCGTCAGCCAGGAGGAGGCCCGCCGCCTGCTCCACCAGCGCCGGATCGAGAAGCTGCTGGTGGTCGACGAGGAGTATCACTGCGTGGGGCTCGTCACCGTCAAGGATATCGAGAAGGCGGTCACCTATCCCAACGCGACCAAGGACGAAGCCGGGCGCCTGTGCGTCGCCGCCGCCACCACCGTCGGCGATGGCGGGTTCGAACGGACCGAGGCGCTGATCGATGCCGAGGTCGACCTGATCGTCATCGACACCGCCCACGGCCACAACAAGGACGTCGCCCGCGCGGTCGAGCGCGTGAAGAAATTGAGCAACCGCGTCCAGGTCGTCGCCGGCAACGTCGCCACGGCGGAGGCGACGAAGGCGCTGGTCGGCGCCGGGGCGGACGGGGTGAAGGTCGGCATCGGTCCGGGCTCGATCTGCACCACCCGCATCGTCGCGGGCGTCGGCGTGCCCCAGCTGACCGCGGTGCTGAACGCCGCCGAGGAAGCCGCGAAGTCCGGCGTCCCCGTCATCGCCGACGGCGGCATCCGCACCTCGGGCGACATCGCCAAGGCACTGGCCGCCGGCGCCTCGACCGCGATGATCGGATCGCTGCTCGCGGGCACCGAGGAAGCGCCCGGCGAAACCTTTCTATATCAAGGGCGTGCGTACAAATCCTACCGCGGGATGGGAAGTGTCGGCGCGATGGGCCGCGGCTCCGCCGACCGCTATTTCCAGGGCGATATCAAGGACCAACTGAAACTGGTGCCCGAGGGGATCGAGGGTCAGGTCGCCTTCAAGGGCTCGGCCCGCGAAGTCATCCACCAGCTCGTCGGCGGGGTGAAGGCGGCGATGGGCTATACTGGATCGAAGACCATTCCCGACCTCCAGTCCCGCGCTAACTTCGTCCGCATCACCGGCGCGGGCCTGCGCGAAAGCCACGTCCACGACGTCACGATCACTCGCGAAGCGCCGAACTATCCGACCCACGGGTAGGGGCCAACTTGGCTGCTGCCGTGCTCTCGCGCAGGCGGGATTCCAGGGTTACGGGGCGCGGCGCTAGCGGCCCTAGGCTCCCGCCTGCGCGGGAGCACGATAGGGGAGATGAATGACGGTCCGGGGAAGCCGCCCCAACCACGCCCACGCGCATTTCACTGGTAATGTTGGAGCCGATTTGCTCCACGCGAAGGCATGACCATTCTTCACGCCGTCTCAAGCCACGGCCCTGTCGACACCCCCGCAATCGGGCGTCAACTTCGTCAACATTCGCGCCCGCCGGTGGCCGCGTGACGCCCGCCGCCCGTACCCAGTCCGCGATCGACCTGCTCGACGCCATCATCGTCGCCGCGCGGGATGGCGGGGCCGCTGCCGATACGCTGATCGCCCGCTATTTCGCCGCGCGCCGCTATGCCGGGTCGAAGGACCGCCGTGCCGTCCGCGCTTTGGTGTACGAGGCGATCCGCCTGCTCGGCGAACGTCCAACCTCGGGCCGCGCCGCGATGCTCGCGGTCGCCAAGGTCCGCCCCGAGCTGCTCGAGACCTTCGACGGCAGCACCTATGGCCCGGCCCCCGTCGGGGAAACCGAAGTCCCCGCGCTGACCGGCCTTGCTCCCGCATGGCTCCGCGACGCGCTCCAGCGTTCCGGCCTCGACAAGGTGCAGATGGCGGCGCTGCTCGACCGCGCCCCGCTCGACATCCGCGTCAACACGCTGATGGGCACGCGCGACGATGCGCTGGAGCTGTTCGAGGGCGCGGAGACCGTCGCCGGCGCCCCCGCCGCGCTGCGCCTACCCGCCGACACCCCGGTCGAACGCTCGCCCGCCGCAGAGGGTGGGCTGGTCGAGATCCAGGACGCCGGCAGCCAGATCGTCACCGCGGTCGCCGACGCGCGAGCCGGCCAGACCGTCATCGACCTGTGCGCAGGCGGCGGCGGCAAGACGCTCGCGCTCGCCGCGGCGATGGCCAATGACGGGCGCATCATCGCCACCGACACAGACCGCACCCGCCTCCAGCGGATGCAGCCCCGCGCCGATCGCGCGGGCGTGACGATCGTCGAGAGCCGCCTGCTCGATCCGGGCGAGGAGGCGAAACCGCTCGCCGACCTGAAGGACGCCGCGGACATCGTACTGATCGATGCGCCCTGTTCAGGCACCGGCACGTGGCGCCGCAATCCCGAGGCGCGGTGGCGGCTGAGTTCGGGGCGGCTCGAGCGGCTGACCACGACGCAGGCGATGCTGCTCGATCTCGGCGCGACGCTGACGAAGCCGGGCGGGGCGATCACCTATATCGTCTGCTCGCTGCTCGATGCCGAGGGTGCGGAGCAAGTCGCGGCGTTTGCCGCGCGGCACCCGGACTGGACGGTCGAGGCGCCCGCGGTCGGCACGGCCCACGGCGGCGGCGCGCGGCTGACCCCGGCAACCGACGGCACAGACGGCTTTTTTGTCGCGCGGCTGCGGCGCCCATGCTAGCCGATGTGGCGGTATCCCGGTGGGAGATTGTGATGCGTTACCTCTCGGTCACCGCGGCGGTCGGCTTGACGCTGCTGAGCCTCTCGACGTCCTTGAGCGGCCAGCGACCCGACGAACAGATCGACGCACGCAGCCTGGCCTTGCTCGAAAAGGGCAAGGCGGCGCGGGCGGCGGGCAACCTGCAGGGCGCGACCGACCTGATCGAGACGGCGCTGGTCGTCGACCCCCGCAACCGCGGCGCCTTCCTGACGCTCGCCGAGATCGCACGGACGCAGGAGCTGCCCGGCAAGGCGATCCGCCTGTACCGCGAGGCGCTGCTGCTCGAGCCCAACGACGTCGCTGCGCTGCGCGGGCAGGGTGAGGCGCTGGTGCAGAAGGGCGCAGTCGTCCGCGCCCGCGAGAACCTCGCCCGCATCCAGAAACTGTGCCCGAAAACCTGCGCCGACGGCACGACACTGGCCGCGGTGATCGCGAAGGGTCCGCCGGTGCGCGCCGCCGCTGCGTCCCCGGTCGAGCCGCCGACGACCGCGAAGAACTGACGCCTAGCTGAGTGTGCGGGCGACCGCGACGAAATCGGCGACGCTGACCGTCTCGGCGCGCCGGGCGGGGTCGATGCCGAGCGTTTCGAGTGCCGCCAGCGCGCCCGGCACGCCCTTCAGGCTCTGTCGCAGCATCTTGCGCCGCTGTCCGAAGGCGGCGCCCGTCACCGCTTCCAGCCGGTCCAGCCGGACCCCCACGGGCGCGTCGGCGGGAACGATGTGGACCACCGCCGACATGACCTTCGGCGGGGGCGTGAAGGCGGAACGATGGACCGGCATGGCGATGCGCGCGGTTGATCGCCACTGCGCCAGGATCGCCAGGCGGCCATAGGCGTCGTCCCCCGCGTCGGCGACGATGCGGTCGGCAACCTCTTTCTGGAACATCAGCGTCAGGCTCTGCCACCACGGGTACCAGTCCGCCGACAGCCAGCCGACCAGCAGCGCAGTGCCGACGTTATAGGGCAGGTTGGCGACGATATGCGGCTTGCCCGCGAACAGCGACGGCGCGTCGATGGCGAGCGCATCGCCTTCGATCACCCGCAGCCGGCCCGGATAGGCCGCCCCCAGTTCCTCGAGCGCCGGGATGCAGCGCCGGTCGCGTTCGATCGCGGTGACCCGCGCTCCGGCAGCCAGCAAGGCACGGGTCAGCCCGCCGGGACCGGGTCCGATTTCCAGCACCTCGGCATCGGTCAGCTCGCTAGGCACCGCGGCGATGCGGGCGAGCAGCTGCCCGTCGAACAGGAAATTCTGGCCGAGCGCCTTCGACGCGGTCAGGCCGTGGCGCGCAACGACTTCGCGCAGCGGGGGCAGGGCGACCACCGCGCTCAGCCGGCAAGCGCGCGGCGGGCGGCGGCGTCGGCGGCCAGCCGGATCGCGTGGATCATGGCGCTGGGGTCGGCCAGATTCTGACCCGCGATGCCGAATGCGGTGCCGTGGTCGGGCGACGTGCGGACGATCGGCAGGCCCAGCGTCATGTTGACGCCCTCATCGAAATGCAGCGCCTTCAGCGGGATCAGTGCCTGATCGTGGTACAGGCAGATCGCGGCGTCGTAGCCGGCGCGGGCGCGGGCGTGGAACATGCTGTCGGCGGCGAACGGCCCGACGGCGTCGATGCCCTCGGCGACGAGTTCGGCGATGGCGGGGGCGACGGTCTCGATCTCCTCACGCCCGATCTCGCCGTCCTCCCCGGCGTGGG includes:
- a CDS encoding HPr kinase/phosphorylase codes for the protein MMAELSSETIHASCVAIDGVAVLIEGRSGAGKSDLALRLMDRGAVLVSDDYTRLVRQGKTLIARAPDNLAGKIEVRGIGIVEMPHIDDVPVGLIVAIVEAPPRMPGAGRLRRLAGVELREIALPSLEPSAPIKVEIALKQRRADA
- a CDS encoding sensor histidine kinase, with the protein product MDPLDAPDSERDLNLVWSAKVSLTPRILAVNIVALLLLAGGFFYLDSFRSRILDSRIAQASREARLIADAIRATPAARHDALLMEYARDTGARLRLYAPDGRLTADTRAMGSRNAVLRDPDKEGWQQDSARFLDGAIDTVVGAVRPPLYRERLGDRGLQWPDVRAALDPTIARASVWRAPDRTPVITAAASYGDGIVFTTANAIDITNTVRIERFRLTVVLAIVALLSVLLSLFLARTIVKPLRRLARAAVRVRLGRAREVVVPRLPDRRDEIGLLARALSDMSGALRDRIDATEAFAADVTHELKNPLASVRSAVEGLSRVTDPALRAQLLGIVRDDVLRLDRLITDISEASRLDAQLSRAKFEPVDVAAMIDGLLEQRRARGIDRGVAIDFDREPGALVSEGEGTRLERVFENLIDNALSFSPDNARVAIAAGRSDDMLVVSVEDEGPGVPDDERESVFRRFHSVRPESEAFGRHSGLGLAIARTIVEGHGGQIMVESREDMSRGARFVVHLPLGARD
- a CDS encoding response regulator transcription factor, which produces MTATIALVDDDRNILTSVSIALQTEGFLTRVYSDGEVALKALVDNPPDLAVLDIKMPRMDGLELLRRLRERSAVPVIFLTSKDDELDEALGLAMGADDYIAKPFSQRLLIARIRAILRRAEGALPGGNGEDEAPQQPIERGRLTMDPARHRVTWAGAPVTLTVTEFMILETLAQRPGIVKTRNQLMDAAYQDDIYVDDRTIDSHIKRVRRKFREADPEFDAIETLYGAGYRFTDE
- a CDS encoding phosphoenolpyruvate carboxykinase, whose product is MSDRVPDANLESQGIETRADIHWNLVTARLVDAALRRNEGKLSSDGPLVVETGPHTGRSAQDKFIVRDAETEDTVWWGKTNKGMTPEHFAALKADFLTALQRKEDLWVQDLFGGSQPEHRVNVRVINELAWHNLFIRTMLVRPEESELRGFVPDYTIIDLPSFRANPARHGTRSETVIAVNLTEKLILIGGTRYAGEMKKSVFGLLNYLLPPTGVMPMHCSANMGADGSTAVFFGLSGTGKTTLSADPKRTLIGDDEHGWSDTAVFNFEGGCYAKMIRLSEDAEPEIFATTKRFGTVLENVVMDPVTRQLDLDDASLAENSRGAYPIDFIPNSSEKNMGGVPRNIIFLTADAYGVLPPIAKLTPDQAMYHFLSGYTARVAGTEIGVTEPDATFSTCFGAPFMPRHPSVYGNLLKERIAKGGVDCWLVNTGWTGGKYGVGSRMPIKVTRALLNAALDGSLKDAEFRRDPNFGFMVPVAVPGVDAKILDPRATWADTAAYDATAADLVRQFVENFAQFADHVDEGVRQSAPRAEAA
- a CDS encoding DUF3597 domain-containing protein — its product is MGIFSKIKDAIFGHKPAAPAPAPTAQPKPAQAPTQGAPATPAPAPAPAAQTVDIEQVLTDMQRTSGRDLNWRTSIVDLMKLVGMESSLAERKELAQELGYTGALDGSAEMNIWLRKRVMAELAKNGGKVPASMLD
- a CDS encoding NfeD family protein; this translates as MGFDNLGAWWLIAAVVLGVAELLVPGVFLIFLAVAAGITGAFLLLFPDMPVAAQLLSFAAWSGIAVWLGRTYYLGRPVESSDPLLNDRVARLLGETVTVVQAINGGSGRVHVGDSEWLARGPDAPVGARVRIVGADGSALRVEPVETLGDGRGA
- a CDS encoding SPFH domain-containing protein, which codes for MELTAAAFILVLVVLYLFMSIKIVRQGYQYTIEHFGRFTSTAAPGFNFYPAFFYRVGRKVNMMEQVIDIPGQEIITKDNAMISTDGVVFFQVLDAPKAAYEVSDLYVALLQLTTTNLRTVMGSMDLDETLSKRDEINARLLNVVDHATTPWGVKITRVEIKDIRPPADIVNAMGRQMKAEREKRANILEAEGTRASEILRAEGQKQARILEAEGRKESAFRDSEARERAAEAEAKATELVSDAIAKGSSQSLNYFIAQKYVEAVGKFATSPNAKTILFPVEATQLIGTLGGIGELAKQAMGGDAPSPVAAPPPVPRVKGPFEQSQG
- a CDS encoding HpcH/HpaI aldolase/citrate lyase family protein; its protein translation is MTIARSLAPRSLLFLPASNPRAIEKARGLAADMIFLDLEDAVKPADKATARTAAVAAAADGFGGRPVAIRVNMLGTEWHDADVAAVAASRADYVILPKAEVPDDVATVAARATKPLLAMIETPCGVLAAPQIASIPDVAGLIAGTNDLRATLKLPPDAPRASLALSLQMVVLAARYGDCWAFDGVYNRLDDGEGFADEAREGRALGFDGKTLIHPSQVDPCNALFGPTEAEIADARALIAAATGGAERFGDRMIEAMHVDQARGVLARVGGK
- the guaB gene encoding IMP dehydrogenase, translated to MDIPLGLTFDDVLLLPAESEVLPSMADTRTRVSRTLSLNIPILSSAMDTVTEEAMAIMMAQLGGIGVLHRNLTVEQQVAAAKLVKRFESGMVVNPITITPDAPLREARALMERHRISGIPVTEASGKLVGILTNRDVRFAENPNQPIRELMTHENLATVSAGVSQEEARRLLHQRRIEKLLVVDEEYHCVGLVTVKDIEKAVTYPNATKDEAGRLCVAAATTVGDGGFERTEALIDAEVDLIVIDTAHGHNKDVARAVERVKKLSNRVQVVAGNVATAEATKALVGAGADGVKVGIGPGSICTTRIVAGVGVPQLTAVLNAAEEAAKSGVPVIADGGIRTSGDIAKALAAGASTAMIGSLLAGTEEAPGETFLYQGRAYKSYRGMGSVGAMGRGSADRYFQGDIKDQLKLVPEGIEGQVAFKGSAREVIHQLVGGVKAAMGYTGSKTIPDLQSRANFVRITGAGLRESHVHDVTITREAPNYPTHG